The proteins below are encoded in one region of Aquisphaera giovannonii:
- a CDS encoding PDZ domain-containing protein gives MRSCNSLALAGCLGLAVGLAAPRASAQAPDNAPAAKAAQPAPAAGWFEYQESPLPAADYLRFVTTRDAWNGDPNQATGLQLVPLDAAARVQLKLPEGRGLVVAGAPFHGPAAAGVQKDDILLTLDDAPIAKAQDLEARLKASGDKPLVLVLLRKGKPVSLTVQPRILATFGPVEPKPPAYWIGVSVAPAPPVLKAQLGLDANGLIATDVIKGGPAEKAGVAVHDILMKVNDKPVGDQSALVDLVQKNAGKPVRLAIVRGGERKEIELTPEPRKDDVDHDNRADVLFQAVVAGRPGVVWQQGEQNGSWVADLLPYVQPSGINGNLTYALTQPYTGAQTIDPRVDALVAEVKELHKAVEELTRAVKDRK, from the coding sequence ATGCGTTCGTGCAACAGCCTCGCGTTGGCGGGATGCCTCGGCCTCGCCGTGGGGCTTGCGGCCCCTCGGGCCTCCGCCCAGGCTCCGGACAACGCCCCAGCCGCGAAGGCCGCGCAGCCTGCCCCCGCGGCCGGGTGGTTCGAGTACCAGGAATCCCCGCTCCCCGCGGCGGATTACCTGCGATTCGTCACGACCCGGGACGCGTGGAACGGCGACCCGAACCAGGCGACGGGCCTCCAGCTCGTGCCCCTGGACGCCGCCGCCCGCGTGCAGCTCAAGCTCCCCGAGGGCCGGGGGCTCGTCGTCGCCGGGGCCCCGTTCCACGGCCCCGCGGCCGCGGGCGTGCAGAAGGATGACATCCTGCTGACGCTCGACGACGCCCCGATCGCGAAGGCCCAGGACCTGGAGGCCCGGCTCAAGGCCTCCGGGGACAAACCCCTGGTGCTGGTCCTGCTCCGCAAGGGCAAGCCGGTCTCGCTGACGGTCCAGCCGCGGATCCTCGCGACCTTCGGCCCCGTCGAGCCGAAGCCCCCGGCCTACTGGATCGGGGTGAGCGTGGCCCCGGCCCCGCCGGTCCTGAAGGCGCAGCTCGGGCTCGACGCGAACGGCCTGATCGCGACCGACGTGATCAAGGGCGGCCCCGCGGAGAAGGCGGGCGTCGCGGTGCACGACATCCTCATGAAGGTCAACGACAAGCCCGTGGGCGACCAGTCCGCGCTCGTGGACCTCGTCCAGAAGAATGCCGGCAAGCCCGTGAGGCTGGCGATCGTCCGGGGCGGCGAGCGCAAGGAGATCGAGCTGACGCCGGAGCCGCGGAAGGACGATGTGGACCATGACAACCGGGCGGACGTGCTCTTCCAGGCCGTGGTGGCCGGCCGCCCGGGCGTGGTCTGGCAGCAGGGCGAACAGAACGGGAGCTGGGTGGCCGACTTGCTGCCGTACGTGCAGCCGTCCGGTATCAACGGGAATCTCACCTACGCTCTGACGCAGCCCTACACGGGAGCCCAGACGATCGATCCCAGGGTCGATGCCCTGGTCGCCGAGGTGAAGGAGCTGCACAAGGCCGTGGAGGAACTGACCAGGGCGGTCAAGGATCGCAAGTAA
- a CDS encoding RNA polymerase sigma factor, which translates to METLEPVPTTGAGGSGEPDWPAALSAHDRWLRRVVAARVREEQAVDEVMQEVALAAIAQRAPLLDSSRQAGWLYRLAIRQALLYRRRAGRRRALVGRYAGREPRGEEDPNPSPLAWLLRDERRDLVRIALERLHPRDADLLMLKYAEGWSARDLADRLGVGLAAVEARLHRARGKLRAELATLAVGIEDVHAREA; encoded by the coding sequence ATGGAAACCCTCGAGCCCGTGCCCACGACTGGAGCCGGAGGAAGCGGCGAGCCCGACTGGCCGGCCGCCCTCTCGGCGCATGACCGTTGGTTGCGGCGGGTCGTGGCGGCGCGGGTGCGTGAGGAGCAGGCGGTGGACGAGGTCATGCAGGAGGTCGCGCTCGCCGCGATCGCCCAGCGGGCCCCGCTGCTGGATTCGTCCCGGCAGGCCGGCTGGCTCTACCGGCTGGCGATCCGGCAGGCGCTGCTGTACCGCCGCAGGGCGGGCCGGCGGCGGGCCCTGGTGGGCCGCTATGCCGGGCGCGAGCCCCGCGGCGAGGAGGATCCGAATCCCTCGCCCCTGGCCTGGCTGCTGCGCGACGAGCGGCGGGACCTTGTCCGGATTGCCCTGGAGAGGCTCCACCCGCGCGACGCGGACTTGCTGATGCTCAAGTACGCCGAGGGCTGGAGCGCCCGCGACCTGGCCGACCGCCTGGGCGTGGGCCTCGCCGCCGTCGAGGCCCGCCTGCACCGGGCCCGCGGCAAGCTCCGGGCCGAGCTCGCGACGCTCGCGGTCGGGATCGAGGACGTGCACGCCCGTGAGGCATGA
- a CDS encoding MGDG synthase family glycosyltransferase: protein MLGKVLVLSASAGAGHIRAADAIEKALHARGLASDVQNVDVLKYTNQVFRHLYSRAYLDLVNKAPEVLGWLYDRLDTPGKNENIRLAFDRFNTGPFVKLLDTYRPDVAICTHFLPSEIIGWLKRKGRVDIVNAVIVTDFDVHAMWLNRGSDHYFVALEETREHLVALGVPGEAVTISGIPIDPVFSERKDPRSMRRKHGLEEGPFTILVSAGGFGVGPVEHIIEALGRLPSRAQAVVVCGRNEELKKKLAAAVRRLGPANVTFHLVGFTTEMDELMTAADLFVGKPGGLTTSESLAKGLPMVVINPIPGQEERNSDHLLEEGIAIRCNNLPTLPYKIDRLIRDPGKLHLMRANALALARPHAAFTVVEALDALNAGRPSSAPSAATPKRRRRKLVL, encoded by the coding sequence ATGCTCGGCAAGGTCCTGGTCCTGTCCGCCAGCGCCGGCGCGGGGCACATCCGCGCGGCCGACGCGATCGAGAAGGCCCTGCACGCCCGGGGGCTCGCCTCCGATGTGCAGAACGTGGACGTGCTGAAGTACACCAATCAGGTCTTCCGGCACCTCTACTCGCGCGCCTACCTCGACCTCGTCAACAAGGCGCCGGAGGTCCTCGGCTGGCTCTATGACCGCCTGGACACCCCCGGCAAGAACGAGAACATCCGCCTGGCCTTCGACCGGTTCAACACGGGCCCGTTCGTCAAGTTGCTGGACACGTACCGCCCGGACGTCGCGATCTGCACCCACTTCCTGCCGTCGGAGATCATCGGCTGGCTCAAGCGGAAGGGGCGGGTGGACATCGTCAACGCCGTGATCGTCACCGATTTCGACGTCCACGCGATGTGGCTGAACCGCGGCTCCGACCACTACTTCGTGGCCCTGGAGGAGACGCGCGAGCACCTCGTCGCGCTGGGCGTCCCCGGGGAGGCCGTGACGATCTCGGGCATCCCCATCGATCCCGTGTTCTCCGAGCGCAAGGACCCGAGGTCGATGCGGCGGAAGCACGGCCTGGAGGAGGGCCCGTTCACGATCCTGGTCTCCGCCGGCGGCTTCGGCGTCGGCCCGGTGGAGCACATCATCGAGGCCCTGGGCCGGCTGCCGTCGCGGGCCCAGGCGGTCGTCGTCTGCGGCCGCAACGAGGAGCTGAAAAAGAAGCTGGCCGCCGCGGTCCGCAGGCTGGGGCCCGCGAACGTCACGTTCCACCTGGTCGGGTTCACGACCGAGATGGACGAGCTGATGACCGCCGCCGACCTGTTCGTCGGCAAGCCCGGCGGCCTGACCACCTCGGAGTCCCTCGCGAAGGGGCTCCCCATGGTCGTGATCAACCCGATCCCCGGCCAGGAGGAGCGGAACTCCGACCACCTCCTGGAGGAGGGGATCGCCATCCGCTGCAACAACCTCCCCACGCTCCCCTACAAGATCGACCGCCTGATCCGCGACCCCGGCAAGCTCCACCTGATGCGCGCCAACGCCCTGGCGCTGGCACGCCCCCACGCCGCCTTCACCGTCGTCGAGGCCCTGGACGCCCTGAACGCCGGCCGCCCCTCGTCGGCTCCCTCGGCCGCCACGCCGAAGCGGAGGCGGCGGAAGCTCGTCCTCTGA
- a CDS encoding glycoside hydrolase family 172 protein, whose amino-acid sequence MTRADASPRNRLAMLRLGAVAMLLACGPAIRAADEGAITVESLLGRMADTRWLASPLAEGERTVQFSSYDRATKIEGGKIVNPFANGDCGHYLRVEGEGDRKEFVLAESQGPGYVSRVWSANPAGDLRIYIDGAATPVLAAPFQAITEGRVAPFTEPFGHNASMGRNLYFPFPFAKSIKITTTKGDQYFQVAVTTFAPGTKVESYSPEVLRRAAPVIEEVREALLNPATGRPSSGSGWQQTPTAAVPAGGEAELLAREGAGAIRSMTVKVAGQDVDEALAKTLLTITFDGAAEPQVAVPLGDFFGTGPGVNPFRTAIHTVEKDGTMTARWYMPYRRSVKAHLKNFGSGPAKVSAAVFGDSDEPPAGTLTFHARWTQRDGVQTRKGDGTLDWPSLRVSGAPGRFVGLLLDVYNPVKAWWGEGDEKIYVDGESFPSTIGTGTEDYFGYAWCSPQPYMNPFHAQTRCDGPGNKGNSSEIRYQVLDAVPFRSSLAFDIELWHWEAVKVQYGTLAFVYAGPGAKVEPGVPDLSGRKVYPKPPVFRVAGVLEGEALKVLSKTAGDISNQPMSGFSDGWSGDDQLWWRPAEAGAKLELELPVEKAGAYAISAAFTKACDYGTFELTLDGKPLKEIDLYAPKPNVLHTGEVPLGTATLDAGSHVLGARATGRNAGSVGYMLGLDWVKLTPAAR is encoded by the coding sequence ATGACCCGAGCTGACGCATCCCCGCGCAACCGCCTCGCCATGCTCCGGCTGGGGGCGGTGGCGATGCTCCTGGCGTGCGGGCCGGCCATCCGCGCGGCCGACGAGGGGGCCATCACCGTCGAGTCCCTGCTGGGGCGGATGGCCGACACCCGCTGGCTGGCCTCGCCGCTGGCGGAGGGGGAGCGCACGGTGCAGTTCTCCAGCTACGACCGAGCGACGAAGATCGAAGGCGGCAAGATCGTCAACCCGTTCGCCAACGGCGACTGCGGCCATTACCTGCGGGTCGAGGGCGAGGGGGACCGGAAGGAGTTCGTCCTGGCGGAGTCGCAGGGCCCCGGATACGTCTCGCGGGTCTGGAGCGCCAACCCGGCGGGGGACCTTCGGATCTACATCGACGGCGCCGCCACGCCGGTGCTCGCCGCTCCCTTCCAGGCGATCACCGAGGGCCGGGTCGCGCCGTTCACCGAGCCGTTCGGGCACAACGCCTCCATGGGCCGGAACCTCTATTTCCCGTTCCCGTTCGCGAAGTCGATCAAGATCACGACGACGAAGGGCGACCAGTACTTCCAGGTCGCCGTGACGACCTTCGCGCCGGGCACGAAGGTGGAGAGCTACTCGCCGGAAGTGCTGAGGCGCGCGGCACCGGTGATCGAAGAGGTGCGCGAGGCCCTGCTGAACCCGGCCACGGGCCGGCCCTCGTCCGGCTCCGGTTGGCAGCAGACGCCCACCGCGGCCGTGCCCGCCGGGGGCGAGGCGGAACTGCTGGCCCGCGAGGGGGCCGGCGCGATCCGTTCCATGACCGTGAAGGTCGCGGGGCAGGACGTGGATGAGGCGCTGGCGAAGACGCTGCTGACGATCACCTTCGACGGCGCGGCGGAGCCGCAGGTCGCGGTGCCGCTGGGCGACTTCTTCGGCACCGGCCCGGGCGTCAACCCTTTCCGGACGGCCATCCACACCGTCGAGAAGGACGGGACGATGACCGCCCGCTGGTACATGCCTTATCGCAGGTCGGTGAAGGCCCACCTGAAGAACTTCGGCTCCGGCCCGGCGAAGGTCTCGGCCGCGGTCTTCGGCGATTCCGACGAGCCACCCGCCGGCACGCTCACCTTCCACGCCCGCTGGACGCAGCGTGACGGCGTCCAGACGAGGAAGGGCGACGGCACGCTGGACTGGCCGTCGCTCCGCGTGTCGGGTGCGCCGGGCCGGTTTGTCGGGCTCCTGCTGGACGTCTACAACCCGGTGAAGGCCTGGTGGGGCGAGGGGGACGAGAAGATCTACGTGGACGGCGAGAGCTTCCCCAGCACGATCGGCACGGGAACCGAGGACTACTTCGGCTATGCCTGGTGCAGCCCTCAGCCTTACATGAATCCGTTCCACGCTCAGACGCGTTGCGACGGGCCCGGCAACAAGGGGAACAGCAGCGAGATTCGCTACCAGGTGCTGGACGCGGTGCCGTTCCGCTCGTCTCTGGCGTTCGACATCGAGCTCTGGCACTGGGAGGCGGTGAAGGTCCAGTACGGGACGCTCGCGTTCGTCTACGCGGGCCCCGGCGCGAAGGTCGAGCCGGGCGTGCCGGATCTCTCAGGGCGCAAGGTGTACCCGAAGCCGCCGGTCTTCCGCGTGGCGGGCGTCCTGGAGGGGGAGGCGCTGAAGGTGCTGTCGAAGACGGCCGGGGACATCTCCAACCAGCCGATGTCCGGCTTCAGCGACGGCTGGTCGGGCGACGACCAGCTCTGGTGGCGGCCCGCCGAGGCCGGGGCGAAGCTCGAGCTGGAGTTGCCCGTCGAGAAGGCCGGCGCCTACGCGATCTCCGCGGCGTTCACGAAGGCCTGCGACTACGGCACCTTCGAGCTGACGCTGGACGGAAAGCCGCTGAAGGAGATCGACCTCTACGCGCCGAAGCCGAACGTCCTGCACACCGGCGAGGTGCCCCTGGGCACGGCCACGCTCGACGCCGGCAGCCACGTCCTGGGCGCCCGGGCGACGGGAAGGAACGCGGGGAGCGTCGGCTACATGCTCGGGCTGGACTGGGTCAAGCTGACGCCGGCGGCCCGGTAG